The genome window ATCTCTCAAACGCCTTGCTGAATAGGGACCTGCTTGTCTTTGCCGTACCGTCTCATGGCCTGAGGATGGTTGCAGAGGCTGTTTCCGATGTGTTTAAAGAGATCCCTATCCCGCGTCTCCCGAAGGCCGTTGTCTCTGCCGTAAAGGGCATAGAAAACGAGACGCTCCTTACAATGACCGGCGTTTTGACAGAGGTGTTCTGTTCAGCCTTTTACGGCAGGTTCGCTGTGCTTTCCGGGCCCAGTTTTGCAAAAGAGGTAGCTGCTTCTGTGCCTACCGCTATAACGCTTGCCTGCCGTGACAGACACCTTTGTAAGGCGCTCCAGAGCTTGTTTTCTACGGAGACCTTCAGGGTCTATACAAGCCAGGATGTGACTGGCGTGGAGCTTGGCGGCGCCCTTAAGAATGTGATGGCTATCGCCGTAGGCATCTCGGACGGTATGGGCTTCGGGGCAAATACAAGGGCCGCGCTCATCACAAGAGGACTTGCGGAGATGACCCGCCTAGGGGTGCGTCTCGGGGCGAATCCCTTGACATTCGCAGGGCTTGCTGGCCTTGGAGACCTGGTACTGACCTGTACTGGGGATCTGAGCAGGAACCGACAGGTCGGCTTGAAGTTAGGCCGCGGCATGTCTATAGATGTAATACTTGATGAGATGAAGATGGTGGCGGAAGGTGTGAGGTCCTCCCGCTCCGCCCATGCCCTGGCCGAAAAATATGATATCGAAATGCCTATTACTGCTCAGGTCTATAGTGTAATTTATAAAGGCAAAGACCCGCGAGATGCGGTAAGAGAACTCCTTTCAAGACCGCTCAATGAAGAATTGGGTGGCCTTTGATCCGGCCGGGCCGGCCGGTCGTCAATAAAAGTCTATGGGCGAGAGGCGTATCTATCGTGCATTCATGACGAGAGAAGGTCTTGTTTCCTTTGAGGTGCGTCATAAAGAGACAGATCTCCATATACAGACCGGAAAAGACCTATCCCGTGAAGTCTCGGGCTGGGTGATTGAGGCAAGACTTTTTATCGAGGAATACGGGGCAAGACATCCAGGTTTTTTTAAGAGCTATACGCCCGTTCCTGAAGACCCATTTGCCCCGCCTGTTGTCAAAGAGATGATTGCCGCCGCTAAAACGGCAGGGGTCGGTCCGATGGCGGCAGTTGCAGGTGCTGTGGCTGAATATGTCGGGGTGAGATGCGCTGATTTTACATCAGGAGAGGTTATCGTGGAAAACGGTGGCGATATCTTTATTTGCATAGATAGAAGGCCCCTTATTTCGGCTATCTGGGCCGGGAAGTCTCCATTGAGTGGAAGGATAGGGCTGAGGATAATGCCTGAAGCGACTCCGCTAGGGATTTGCACCTCATCCGGTACCGTTGGACATTCGAGGAGTTTTGGAACGGCCGATGCTGTGACCATACTGTCAAGATCAACGGCGCTCGCAGACGCTGCAGCGACGGCCGTTGGAAATATGGTAAAGACCGAGATGGATATAGATGCCGCCCTTGAATATATGGGCGGGATCGAAGGGGTCATGGGCGGAGTGATAATCAAGGGCACAAGACTTGGGGCATGGGGTGAGGTGGAGCTTGCACCAGTTTCAGCTTGTTAATGTTGATGGCGTTGCAAAAAGTCGCCGACTGCTGTATTGCGCTGCATCCGTCGTCACTGTGGCGTATAGGAAGTACGTCTCATTCCTCAGGATTTGCGTGCCTTGCATTTGACGATTTTTGTTTAGCCATTCCATCCCCTCTAATTATTTACCTATCAGGAGTTACGGTTTATTTTATGGCAGGTTGTTTTTGAGCAGGTTAAAAGAAGAGATCAGGATGGGGGTGTGGGATGACAATAAGACTGCATAAGAATGCCAGGACAACGCCCATTATAAGAAAAGAGATCAGACAGTCAGGGCTTTCTGAACGCGCCTTGGCCAGACAGTATGGCATATCCCTCTATACCCCACAACCTGAGGGCTGTGCTCAGTCCTGAACAGGAGATAATAGCGGTTGAACTGAGAAAGACCCTTTTGCTTCCGCTGGATGACCTTCTGGTGCCTGTGCATGAGTTTATAAACTCCCATGTATCAAGATCCGGTCTTGATCGGTGTCTGAGGCGTTATGGCGTCTCCAATCTGTCTGAACTTAAAAAAGTATGACAGATGAAAATCAGCCGGAATCTGTTCGCGGCCATAGACCGCGTCACCAGATGGGTATATTTTGAGGTATTATCTGATCTGCCTGTGCGTTGCACGCAGACAGGTAAATCTGCCTCTTCATCCCTGTCTTTTATGAAGAGGCTTATAAAAAGGCGCCATTTAATATTAAAAAGGTACTTACTGATAATGGCAAGGAGTTTACTGACAGGTTTTCCTGTACTGGGGAAAGACAGCCTTCAGGAGGACATGAATGCGATAAGGTCTGTCTTGAAAGCGGGATAGAGCATAGCCTGATAAGGCCGCGTCATCTACAGACCAATGGAATGGTTGAACGGTTCAATGGACGTATTGAGGAGATAATCTTACAGACGAGATTCAACTCAGCAAAAGAACTGAGGGACACCTTAAATCACTATCTCAGAATATATAATAATCAGATACTGCAAAAATCTGTATAATCTCACGAGAGGCGACAGATAGCCATCTCATATAATGACTTTTTACGAGATCATCAATGTTAAGGAGATTATATGATAGAACTTATTGTGCTTGGCTCAGGCACGTGTGTACCTTCCGCTAGGAGGGCCGGGCCGTCGGCTTGCCTCATGGCCAGCGGACAGACATTCCTGATTGACAGTGCAGCCGGGACGCTCAGGCAGCTGGCCAAGGCCGGTATACCGCACGATGCAATTGACACAGTCCTTTACACCCATTTTCATCCGGATCATGTGGGCGAGTTCGTCCCGTTTATCTTTGCCATGAAATATGCGCCTGGTTATAAAAGAACGGCCCCTGTCAAGATATTTGCTGCCCGTGGGTTTGAAAAGTTTTATGCAGCCATGAAAGAGGCCTTTGGGAAATGGGTTGAGCCCAAAGACGGACGTTTGATGGTTGAGGAGCTTCCATGCGAGATGTCGGCCGCTATTCAGCTGCCGCCCTTTGTCGTACGTTCCGCCCCTGTGGAGCACACCCCCCAGAGCCTTGCATACCGTATCGAGTGTCCTGATGGCAAGGTTGTTGTCTTTTCGGGCGATACCGATATATGCCATGGTATTGTAGAGCTCGCAAGCGGGGCGGATTTATTGGTGTGTGAATGTGCGGCACCTGAAGGGTTCAAGGTCGGGGGCCATCTCGTTCCGTCAGAGGCCGGGCGCATCGCCGCGGAAGCCGGTGTAAAGGCGCTCCTCCTTACGCATTTCTATCCTATCTGTGATGAACATGATATCATGGGTCCATGCAAGGCTGTCTACGACGGCGCCGTGATTCTGGCTGAAGACCTCATGCGTATCGTGATGGACTTTTAGTATGGCGGTTGGGATCGAAGACAGCACTAGGCGACCATATGGTCATGGAACCTTAGCTGCCAGGGAAGTGGTTTCCTTGTTTGTAGGTCTGCTTGAAGGGTGTTTGGAAAGTGCAGTTTCGAGATAATTCTTGACCCACCAGAAGATATCCCTTTTTTTTATTGATGCCCTCAGTTTTTTCATCCTGTCCATCTTTTCTTTTTCATCCATATAAAAGGCGCTGTGTATTGCATCCGATACCCCTTCGATATCATATGGGTTAACTATTAATGCCCACTGATGCAATTGGGATGCAGCGCCTGCGAACTCGCTCAAGATGAGTACGCCGCGGTTTGTATAATTGCAGGCACAATATTCCTTTGCAACCAGATTCATGCCATCCTTGAGCGGTGTTACCAGGGCGATGTCCGCCAATCTGTAATAGGAAAGGAGCTCGCATCGGTCCAGGTGCCGATACAAATAATGAATAGGGACCCACCCCGCCTTGGTGAATTCGCCATTGATTTCGCCAACCATACGTTCTATCCTCGCCTTGAGCAGGCCGTATTCGGGGATATTCTGTCTGCTTGGTACAACTACCTGGACTAGTGTGATCTTTCTATGCAGATCCGGATATCGCCTGAGGGCGTTGCGCATGGCTTCAAGCCGTTCGGGTATGCCCTTCGTGTAGTCCAGACGATCCACCCCCAGGATCACCTGGCACTCTGGCATCGCCTCTTTGAGGTATTGCACCCTTTCTTTGGTCTCGCGGGAGGCAGCATCCCTTGCAAAGGCCCCGAAGTCTATGCTGATGGGGAACGCACCGATCCTGACTTCCCTTCCCCCTACCGTCGTTATTGCAATATGGGCTTCCCAATCTATGTCTATATCAGGATAGAGCATGTGTATACAGTTTACAAAATTTCTTCTGTCTCTGGCGGTCTGAAAACCGATTATGTCATAGTTGAGCAAGGCTTTTAATATCTGACCCCTCCAGGGCAGTTTGATGAATATATCCACAGATGGAAAGGGGATGTGAAGGAAAAAACCTATTTTTCTTGATGCGTCGGCTTCTTTTAGTTTTTGGGCAGTCAATATCAGATGATAGTCATGGACCCAGACAAAATCATTCTCATCTGACAAGGCGGCGATCCTATCGGCGAATTTTTTATTTACCTCGATGTATCGGTACCAATATTCAGGTCTGAAATTGCACCTTGTCTGCAGATCGTGAAAAAGAGGCCAGATGATCTCATTCGAAAAGCCATAATAATAGTCTTTTATTTCATCGGCGGTAAGCGGCACTGTATGGAGATCAAAGCCTGAATCGGCCGAGGCCGTTTTGATGTGCTCCATAATTTCCTGATCTCCTATGCCCCCTGACCATCCTATCCATATACCTCCCTGATCCTTCAGTACAGGTGCGAGGGCCGTGACTAACCCGCCGCTCCCTGGCCTGATCTCCCAGCCGGCGGAGGTCTTCTTGATGGAAACCGGCAGGCGGTTGGAGACCACAACGAGTCTTTCCGGAGTGTTTGCCATATTTTTTCACCTCCTGCACATCTCTTCCCAGTACGATAAAAAATCGATCAATTCATCAGGCGGCGAGATCCAGAGATCGGCGGCCGTTTCCCTATATTTCCGTCTGACTAAAACCCCTAAGCCCTTTTCCTTGATGGCCTTGAATGCGTCTTCGTCGGTGAAATCATCCCCGAGATATGCAACAGCCGCATCCATACCGCCTTCTCTCAGAACGGCATTTACAGCCCTGCCCTTATCTGCGCCCCTGGTTCTGAATTCGATTCCTCCGTCGAATAAATGTGTCTCTAAATCGTCTTCCCGTTTATTATTCTTGATAAGTTCCAAATACTTGTCTTTTATCTCAAGAATGAGCCTCTTCGCATCATCCTCCTCCATCCCTCTTGTGTGAAAGGCGAGACAGCCTGGTTTCAGTTCTGTTTGGCTTTTGTATCCTTTTAAAAACAGCCAATTATAAAGATCGGTCACGAGTTGTTCGGTCTGTGGCGGAACGGGATTCCGCTCATATATTCCGTCTTTGTCCAGTCGTTCCATGGCGTGAGCCCCCCATATTTCAGGGAGCGGATGTATGTCTATGAGCGAGGCTATGTCGCTTACCGTCCTTCCGGTCACGAGGACTACCCGACATCTTGGAATGTCCATTATCCTTGTTAGTGCATCTTTAACGCCTGAGTACGGCATAGCCTTGTCCCTTTCCAGCCTGAAAGGTGCAAGGGTCCCGTCGTAATCCAGCATCAGGATGCGGTTGCCGCTCGATGCCAGGCGCCCCCAGAATGAATCGATTGATAGGCCATCGTTTAGCAATTTCATAACGTCATGTCTATCCTATCGCTAAGTCCGTTCATCAGACTGATCATCAATGTGAGATATTCCCTGACATGGCGGGTGATCAAAAAATTCTCATATACAAACCGATGAGCCTTTTCGCCCATCCTAGCCATTATGTCTCTATGAGATAGCAGGTAACGTATGCGGAGCGCCGCACCTTCGGGGGTTTTGACCCTAAAGCCTGTGTAGTGGTCCACTACCTGTAGTTTGATGCCACCGGTGTCTCCGGCCACAACGGGTTTCCCCTTCCACATGGCCTCTGTCACAGTGAGGCCGAAGCCTTCTTTCAGGGATTTCTGGATGATGATGTCGGCAGCCCTTTGAATGGCGTTTATGGTCCTGTGTGCATCGGGCGGAAGCAAGAGGATGTGTATGTTAGGGTCGCCGTTTGCGGCCTCCATCACCTCTTTGAACACTACTTCTCCCTCAGGGTCGTCTGTTGCACCACCCCCAGCCAGCACCAGCTGACAAGGCGTCATCTTGTGTACCTGTTTAAATGCCTGAATCACCCCAACTGGGTCTTTGAACCGATCGAAACGGGACACCTGAACAAGAAGGGGAAGGTCTCTTTCGAGTCCAAATCGTTCGAACACGTTTTCAACCTCCTTGTCAGGCAAGGGTATATTCTTGTCGCTGATCGGATCGATGCTTGGCGCGATGATGTATTGCGTATGCGGGAGCGGCTGGGCGAATTCGGGCAGCGAAAAGATGCTGGCGTCATAGCCGCCTACCCAGTTTTTCAGATATTTCCAGACCGGGCGGTAAGGCCTGCTGCAGTCAAT of Dissulfurimicrobium hydrothermale contains these proteins:
- a CDS encoding NAD(P)H-dependent glycerol-3-phosphate dehydrogenase; its protein translation is MKRVAVIGAGSWGTAIAVLLAGKGFDVMLWARNPQLAEIMARFRENPDYLPGIKFPDPLCVASDLSNALLNRDLLVFAVPSHGLRMVAEAVSDVFKEIPIPRLPKAVVSAVKGIENETLLTMTGVLTEVFCSAFYGRFAVLSGPSFAKEVAASVPTAITLACRDRHLCKALQSLFSTETFRVYTSQDVTGVELGGALKNVMAIAVGISDGMGFGANTRAALITRGLAEMTRLGVRLGANPLTFAGLAGLGDLVLTCTGDLSRNRQVGLKLGRGMSIDVILDEMKMVAEGVRSSRSAHALAEKYDIEMPITAQVYSVIYKGKDPRDAVRELLSRPLNEELGGL
- a CDS encoding MBL fold metallo-hydrolase, with product MIELIVLGSGTCVPSARRAGPSACLMASGQTFLIDSAAGTLRQLAKAGIPHDAIDTVLYTHFHPDHVGEFVPFIFAMKYAPGYKRTAPVKIFAARGFEKFYAAMKEAFGKWVEPKDGRLMVEELPCEMSAAIQLPPFVVRSAPVEHTPQSLAYRIECPDGKVVVFSGDTDICHGIVELASGADLLVCECAAPEGFKVGGHLVPSEAGRIAAEAGVKALLLTHFYPICDEHDIMGPCKAVYDGAVILAEDLMRIVMDF
- a CDS encoding UPF0280 family protein yields the protein MGERRIYRAFMTREGLVSFEVRHKETDLHIQTGKDLSREVSGWVIEARLFIEEYGARHPGFFKSYTPVPEDPFAPPVVKEMIAAAKTAGVGPMAAVAGAVAEYVGVRCADFTSGEVIVENGGDIFICIDRRPLISAIWAGKSPLSGRIGLRIMPEATPLGICTSSGTVGHSRSFGTADAVTILSRSTALADAAATAVGNMVKTEMDIDAALEYMGGIEGVMGGVIIKGTRLGAWGEVELAPVSAC
- the otsB gene encoding trehalose-phosphatase, with the protein product MKLLNDGLSIDSFWGRLASSGNRILMLDYDGTLAPFRLERDKAMPYSGVKDALTRIMDIPRCRVVLVTGRTVSDIASLIDIHPLPEIWGAHAMERLDKDGIYERNPVPPQTEQLVTDLYNWLFLKGYKSQTELKPGCLAFHTRGMEEDDAKRLILEIKDKYLELIKNNKREDDLETHLFDGGIEFRTRGADKGRAVNAVLREGGMDAAVAYLGDDFTDEDAFKAIKEKGLGVLVRRKYRETAADLWISPPDELIDFLSYWEEMCRR
- a CDS encoding glycosyltransferase, coding for MNDLLKQYAEAAGYDAIGHLLQIAEKIKGKRIVHVNSTKEGGGVAEILRKMVPLMEALDLDVKWAVIKGTADFFQCTKGFHNALQGYKISVKEGLLKTYERVNKENAEELRPLLSDADFVIIHDPQPAALLNYMPERRGKWVWRCHIDCSRPYRPVWKYLKNWVGGYDASIFSLPEFAQPLPHTQYIIAPSIDPISDKNIPLPDKEVENVFERFGLERDLPLLVQVSRFDRFKDPVGVIQAFKQVHKMTPCQLVLAGGGATDDPEGEVVFKEVMEAANGDPNIHILLLPPDAHRTINAIQRAADIIIQKSLKEGFGLTVTEAMWKGKPVVAGDTGGIKLQVVDHYTGFRVKTPEGAALRIRYLLSHRDIMARMGEKAHRFVYENFLITRHVREYLTLMISLMNGLSDRIDMTL
- a CDS encoding alpha,alpha-trehalose-phosphate synthase (UDP-forming) → MANTPERLVVVSNRLPVSIKKTSAGWEIRPGSGGLVTALAPVLKDQGGIWIGWSGGIGDQEIMEHIKTASADSGFDLHTVPLTADEIKDYYYGFSNEIIWPLFHDLQTRCNFRPEYWYRYIEVNKKFADRIAALSDENDFVWVHDYHLILTAQKLKEADASRKIGFFLHIPFPSVDIFIKLPWRGQILKALLNYDIIGFQTARDRRNFVNCIHMLYPDIDIDWEAHIAITTVGGREVRIGAFPISIDFGAFARDAASRETKERVQYLKEAMPECQVILGVDRLDYTKGIPERLEAMRNALRRYPDLHRKITLVQVVVPSRQNIPEYGLLKARIERMVGEINGEFTKAGWVPIHYLYRHLDRCELLSYYRLADIALVTPLKDGMNLVAKEYCACNYTNRGVLILSEFAGAASQLHQWALIVNPYDIEGVSDAIHSAFYMDEKEKMDRMKKLRASIKKRDIFWWVKNYLETALSKHPSSRPTNKETTSLAAKVP